GGCCACGCCTGGTGATGATCACCGAGACGGTGCTGCCGCGGAGGTCCGCGTTGCTGTAGTGGCCCGGGCCGTAGTCCCCGGTGACCTTCTTGGTGTCCTGGAGGCACTTGTACTCCAGGTAGACGGAGCTGCCGCTGTCGGCGCTGGTGACAGCGGTGGCCGTCTCGGTCCAGGCGCCGACTTCCGCCGGGGAGAGAGGGCCCGAACCGCCTTCGTCGGACGGGGTGGAGGTGGTGGTCAGCACAAGGGCCGCGGCGGCGAGCACACCGGCCAGGGCGAACGACGTACGGCGGACGAGGGGCCGGCGTACCCATGCGGGGGCCGGACGGGCGGGCCGCTGGGCGGCGGTGGTCTCGTCGAGCACGCTGTGCAGCAGGCGTTCCCGGCGGTCGGCCTCGGCCGTGGTCAGCGGAGTGCGCGGGGCCGGGTCGAGCTCGGCGAGACGGACGAAGACGTCGTTGCTCATGTCGAGGGCTCCTGTCGGGGCGTCAGGGACAGCGCGGTGAGCTCGGCGGCGGGGGCTTCGAGACGTTTGCCGAGGCGTCTTCGCGCGCGGGCCAGGCGCATGGTGTAGGCGGCGCGGGTGCAGCCGAGGACGGTTGCCGCCTCGCGGGCCTCCAACTGCTCCCACACATGCAGGGCCAGGACTTCCTGGTCCGCGGGTGCCAGTGAGCGCCAGGCGGCGGCGAGGTCGAGCCGGCACTCCACTTCCGCCGCGGGGTCCGTGGCCGTGCCCCGGCCGTCGGCGGAGACGGCGGACTGCTGGATGTGGACCTTCAGCGCGGACTGCCGCCGCATGCCGCGATCGGCGTTCAGCATGACTCTGCGCGCGGTCCCGAACAGCCAGGGGCGGGGGTTGTCGGGGATGTCGTGCCGACGGCGCCAGGCGGCGAGAAAGGTCTCGCCCACGATGTCGTCGACGTTCGTCG
This is a stretch of genomic DNA from Streptomyces sp. NA04227. It encodes these proteins:
- a CDS encoding RNA polymerase sigma factor, with translation MPIATEDQFTDVYRAHYEDVLRFVRRRAHPTNVDDIVGETFLAAWRRRHDIPDNPRPWLFGTARRVMLNADRGMRRQSALKVHIQQSAVSADGRGTATDPAAEVECRLDLAAAWRSLAPADQEVLALHVWEQLEAREAATVLGCTRAAYTMRLARARRRLGKRLEAPAAELTALSLTPRQEPST